From Variovorax sp. J2L1-78, the proteins below share one genomic window:
- a CDS encoding phosphatase PAP2 family protein has translation MKYIQPAHVPFSWTSALWFRIRTLWFLKMIGTVTGIAAFFAVYFWTMKETAGRAIAMPMTWIDRWIGVNEFAFVPYVSLWLYVSLAPAFALNAGALRAYGAGALAIALLGIASFWLFPTVTPSFGIDWSQVPMLRFLKESDASGNAFPSLHVAFAVYSAYIISSQLKSIRSPHWVRAFNWLWCLAIIYSTLATRQHVFVDVAGGILVACLGRRLAWSAWGRAMWQRPARLARSSRLAEQLDGR, from the coding sequence ATGAAATACATCCAACCTGCGCACGTGCCCTTTTCCTGGACCAGCGCTCTCTGGTTTCGAATCCGGACACTGTGGTTCCTGAAAATGATCGGTACGGTCACGGGTATCGCCGCATTCTTCGCTGTGTACTTCTGGACCATGAAAGAGACGGCGGGCCGGGCGATCGCGATGCCAATGACGTGGATCGATCGGTGGATCGGCGTCAACGAGTTTGCGTTCGTACCTTACGTGTCCCTTTGGCTTTACGTATCACTCGCCCCTGCCTTTGCGTTGAACGCAGGCGCGCTGCGCGCCTACGGCGCGGGAGCCTTGGCCATTGCGCTCTTGGGCATCGCCTCATTCTGGCTATTTCCCACCGTTACACCGTCGTTCGGCATTGACTGGTCCCAGGTTCCCATGCTCCGCTTTCTGAAGGAGTCCGATGCCAGCGGAAACGCATTCCCCTCGCTGCACGTGGCGTTCGCCGTGTACAGCGCGTACATCATTTCGAGCCAACTGAAGAGCATTCGCTCGCCGCACTGGGTCCGAGCTTTCAACTGGTTGTGGTGCCTCGCGATCATCTATTCGACGCTCGCGACCCGCCAGCACGTCTTCGTCGACGTGGCCGGGGGCATACTCGTGGCCTGCCTGGGGCGGCGCCTGGCGTGGAGCGCGTGGGGCCGCGCGATGTGGCAACGTCCCGCACGGCTGGCTCGCTCCAGCCGTCTGGCGGAGCAGTTGGATGGCCGGTGA
- a CDS encoding aminotransferase-like domain-containing protein, which produces MKRYEALAADVEESIRTGVLRPGDRVPSVRHTSASRGVSASTVFQAYYLLEARGLIRARERSGYYVAGLGDAAARLPPEPDLSSQPADASIAVDVSDRVFEILDASKTREVVPLGSAFPSPLLFPLARLGQSLAASAKSLDPWSTVADLTPGNVDLRRQIAQRYLADGLQVHTDDIVITDGALEALNLCLGAVTRPGDSVIVESPTFYGALQALERLGLQAIEVPTHPREGVDLAALAHAIERHAPAACWLMTTFQNPLGSLMPAPKKQALVALLAQHGIPLIEDDVYAELYFGDKRPLPAKAFDTQGLVMHCSSFSKCLAPGYRIGWAVPGRYAKAVARSKLTSTLGASAPVQAALAHYLERGGFDKHLRRLRLTLADHQAQMVQAVARHFPAGTRATRPAGGYFLWVELPEHVEALALHRAALAHGISVAPGPIFSASQAFTNCVRLNYGHAWDDRTEAAIATLGRLAGGAGWGAGTTVAPCTNT; this is translated from the coding sequence ATGAAGCGCTACGAGGCCCTGGCGGCCGATGTCGAGGAGTCCATCCGCACCGGTGTGTTGCGCCCCGGCGACCGCGTGCCGTCGGTGCGCCACACCAGCGCCAGCCGCGGCGTCAGCGCGTCGACCGTGTTCCAGGCCTACTACCTGCTCGAGGCGCGTGGCCTGATCCGTGCCCGCGAGCGATCAGGCTACTACGTGGCCGGTCTCGGCGATGCCGCCGCCCGCCTGCCGCCCGAGCCCGACCTGAGCTCGCAGCCGGCCGATGCGTCGATCGCCGTCGACGTGAGCGATCGCGTGTTCGAGATCCTCGACGCCAGCAAGACGCGCGAGGTCGTGCCGCTCGGCTCGGCCTTTCCCAGCCCGTTGCTGTTTCCGCTGGCGCGCCTCGGCCAGTCGCTGGCGGCGAGCGCGAAATCGCTCGACCCCTGGAGCACGGTGGCCGACCTGACCCCCGGCAATGTGGACCTGCGCCGCCAGATCGCGCAGCGCTACCTGGCCGATGGCCTGCAGGTGCACACCGACGACATCGTCATCACCGACGGTGCGTTGGAGGCGCTCAACCTCTGCCTGGGCGCGGTGACGCGGCCGGGCGATTCGGTCATTGTCGAATCACCGACGTTCTATGGGGCGCTGCAGGCCCTGGAGCGCCTGGGCCTGCAGGCCATCGAGGTGCCCACGCATCCGCGCGAGGGTGTTGACCTGGCGGCGCTGGCGCATGCGATCGAGCGGCATGCGCCGGCCGCGTGCTGGCTCATGACCACCTTCCAGAACCCGCTCGGCAGCCTGATGCCGGCGCCGAAGAAGCAGGCGCTGGTCGCCCTGCTGGCGCAGCACGGCATTCCGCTCATCGAAGACGACGTCTATGCCGAGCTGTACTTCGGCGACAAGCGGCCGTTGCCGGCCAAGGCCTTCGACACGCAGGGGCTCGTGATGCACTGTTCGTCGTTCTCGAAGTGCCTGGCGCCGGGCTACCGCATCGGCTGGGCGGTGCCGGGCCGCTATGCCAAGGCGGTGGCCCGATCGAAGCTGACCAGCACGCTCGGCGCCTCCGCCCCGGTGCAGGCGGCCCTGGCGCACTACCTCGAGCGCGGTGGCTTCGACAAACACCTGCGTCGGCTGCGGCTCACATTGGCGGACCATCAGGCGCAGATGGTGCAGGCGGTGGCACGGCATTTCCCGGCGGGCACGCGCGCCACGCGGCCGGCGGGCGGCTATTTCCTCTGGGTCGAGCTGCCCGAACACGTCGAGGCGCTGGCCCTGCACCGCGCGGCGCTCGCGCATGGCATCAGCGTGGCGCCGGGTCCGATCTTCTCGGCCAGCCAGGCCTTCACGAACTGCGTACGCCTCAACTACGGCCACGCCTGGGACGATCGCACCGAAGCGGCCATCGCCACGCTCGGGCGCCTGGCCGGCGGTGCGGGCTGGGGCGCCGGCACTACAGTCGCCCCATGCACAAATACCTGA
- a CDS encoding DUF1345 domain-containing protein: MHKYLTEAAGLQRLGYGAIAGVAFWLVPWPLSGIARGLAAWSFGTAVYLALAWWLAQAFDAQRTRARSQSLDQPNVLILVVMLTAVGVCVAAITMLLQQVKGLAGAERAGHIALGGLALATSWLLIHTIYAFHYAHRYYQTELQKTVAGPGLDFPGALDPDYFDFLYFSFVIGMTSQVSDVQVTSRDMRRITLVHGVLAFAFNMLVLALSINVVAGAM; encoded by the coding sequence ATGCACAAATACCTGACGGAAGCCGCCGGCTTGCAGCGGCTCGGCTACGGCGCCATCGCCGGCGTGGCCTTCTGGCTCGTGCCGTGGCCGCTGAGCGGCATCGCACGCGGCCTCGCCGCGTGGAGCTTCGGCACCGCCGTGTACCTGGCGCTGGCGTGGTGGCTGGCGCAGGCTTTCGACGCCCAGCGCACCCGGGCGCGTTCGCAGTCGCTCGACCAGCCGAACGTGCTGATCCTCGTCGTGATGCTCACGGCGGTCGGCGTCTGCGTCGCGGCGATCACGATGCTGCTCCAGCAGGTCAAGGGCCTGGCGGGCGCCGAGCGCGCCGGCCACATCGCGCTCGGGGGGCTGGCGCTCGCGACCTCGTGGCTGCTGATCCACACGATCTACGCCTTCCACTACGCGCACCGCTACTACCAGACCGAGCTGCAGAAGACGGTGGCCGGGCCAGGCCTCGACTTCCCCGGCGCGCTCGACCCGGACTACTTCGACTTCCTCTACTTTTCCTTCGTGATCGGCATGACCTCGCAGGTGTCCGACGTGCAGGTCACGTCGCGCGACATGCGGCGCATCACGCTCGTGCACGGCGTGCTGGCCTTCGCCTTCAACATGCTCGTGCTGGCGCTGTCGATCAACGTGGTGGCCGGCGCCATGTGA
- a CDS encoding c-type cytochrome: MLAFCALSSLAGSAELAPTDAPGDIAPRVAACIACHGREGASGNAAFFPRLAGKPAGYLYNQLLSFRDGRRFNADMVHLVQHLSDDYLREMATYFASLDLPYPPVSATSDTPTEMLARGKTLALQGDTARGIPACTQCHGTALTGVLPGIPPLVGLPRLYLSSQLGAWLTDDRHALAPDCMAAVGRRLTTDDVNAVASWLAMQPVPDRAKPVAALPGPLPMPCSAMPTAAVK, from the coding sequence ATGCTGGCGTTCTGCGCGCTGTCGTCGCTCGCGGGCTCAGCAGAGCTCGCGCCGACAGATGCACCAGGCGACATCGCGCCGCGCGTGGCTGCCTGCATCGCCTGCCACGGCCGCGAAGGCGCGAGTGGCAACGCCGCCTTCTTTCCGCGGCTGGCGGGCAAGCCGGCCGGCTATCTCTACAACCAGTTGCTGAGCTTCCGCGACGGCCGGCGCTTCAACGCCGACATGGTCCATCTGGTGCAGCACCTGTCGGACGACTACCTGCGCGAGATGGCCACGTACTTCGCGTCGCTCGACCTGCCCTACCCGCCGGTGTCGGCCACCAGCGATACCCCCACCGAGATGCTCGCGCGCGGCAAGACGCTGGCGCTGCAGGGCGACACCGCACGCGGCATCCCGGCCTGCACGCAATGTCACGGCACGGCGCTTACCGGCGTGCTGCCGGGCATTCCCCCGCTTGTCGGGCTGCCACGCCTGTACCTGTCGTCACAGCTCGGCGCCTGGTTGACCGACGACCGCCACGCGCTGGCGCCCGACTGCATGGCGGCCGTGGGCCGCCGACTCACGACCGACGACGTGAATGCCGTCGCGAGCTGGCTGGCCATGCAGCCCGTGCCCGATCGCGCCAAGCCCGTTGCCGCACTGCCCGGCCCGCTGCCGATGCCCTGCAGCGCGATGCCGACGGCGGCCGTGAAGTGA
- a CDS encoding ATP-binding protein produces MSPLENRRILLVDDMPAIHQDFYKILRPQAQECSKLDAVEAALFGGEPMTSVIAVAFEVDSAYQGQEALARVQGSLEAGRPYALAFVDMRMPPGWDGVETIERLWQVDERLQIVVCTAYSDTPWDEVLMRLEVRDRLLILKKPFDAIEVRQLANSLTAKWQMTQDAAGQRLLLEETVIERTREITRAIEALKEEIVERKHLQGQLQQSEKLASIGQLAAGVAHEINNPIGYIFSNFGTLEGYLGKLFDMLVAYERAEPSVGIPDVASGLRELRERIELEFLKEDIPALMRESRQGIVRVSQIVQDLKDFSRVDSMQDFQWANLHQGIDSTLNIVASEIKYKADVIKEYGAIPDVECLPSQINQVVMNLLVNAAHAMGERRGCITIRTGTGTGEVWLEVADDGSGIPPETLKRIFEPFFTTKPVGLGTGLGLSVSYGIVKKHRGHIDVESAIGQGTTFRVTLPIHRPSPKDELERTDD; encoded by the coding sequence ATGAGCCCCCTAGAAAACCGGCGCATCTTGCTGGTCGACGACATGCCCGCCATCCACCAGGACTTCTACAAGATCCTCAGGCCGCAAGCTCAGGAGTGCTCGAAGCTCGACGCCGTCGAGGCCGCGCTGTTTGGCGGCGAGCCGATGACCTCGGTCATTGCGGTCGCATTCGAAGTCGACTCGGCCTACCAGGGGCAGGAAGCCTTGGCCAGGGTGCAGGGATCGCTCGAAGCGGGCAGGCCATACGCATTGGCTTTCGTCGACATGCGCATGCCGCCTGGATGGGACGGTGTCGAGACGATCGAGCGGCTGTGGCAAGTCGACGAGCGGCTCCAGATCGTCGTTTGCACCGCCTATTCCGACACGCCGTGGGATGAGGTGCTGATGAGATTGGAGGTGCGCGACCGGCTGCTGATCCTGAAGAAGCCGTTCGACGCGATCGAGGTGCGCCAGCTTGCTAACTCGCTGACCGCCAAGTGGCAGATGACGCAGGATGCGGCGGGCCAGCGCCTGCTGCTTGAAGAGACGGTGATAGAGCGCACGCGCGAGATTACGCGCGCTATCGAGGCGCTGAAGGAGGAGATCGTCGAGCGCAAGCACCTTCAGGGGCAGTTGCAGCAGTCGGAGAAGCTTGCCTCCATCGGACAGCTCGCTGCCGGCGTCGCGCACGAGATCAACAATCCGATTGGCTACATCTTCTCGAACTTCGGTACCCTGGAGGGGTACCTCGGCAAGCTCTTCGACATGCTGGTTGCGTACGAGAGGGCCGAGCCCAGCGTGGGCATACCCGACGTTGCATCAGGATTGCGAGAATTGCGCGAGCGAATCGAGCTGGAGTTCCTGAAAGAGGACATCCCAGCGCTGATGCGCGAATCCAGGCAAGGCATCGTACGAGTGAGCCAGATCGTTCAGGATCTGAAGGACTTCTCGCGTGTGGATTCGATGCAGGACTTCCAATGGGCGAACCTGCACCAGGGCATAGACTCGACGCTGAACATCGTGGCCAGTGAAATCAAGTACAAGGCCGACGTGATCAAGGAATATGGTGCGATTCCCGATGTCGAGTGCTTGCCGTCGCAGATCAATCAGGTGGTCATGAACCTCCTCGTCAACGCCGCGCACGCCATGGGCGAGCGGCGCGGCTGCATCACCATTCGCACCGGCACCGGCACCGGCGAGGTCTGGCTGGAAGTGGCCGACGACGGCTCGGGCATTCCCCCCGAGACGCTCAAGCGCATCTTCGAACCCTTCTTCACCACCAAGCCGGTCGGCCTGGGCACCGGCCTGGGCTTGTCGGTATCGTATGGCATCGTGAAAAAGCACCGCGGCCATATCGACGTGGAAAGCGCGATCGGCCAGGGAACCACGTTCCGCGTGACGCTGCCAATACACCGGCCATCACCCAAGGACGAACTGGAGCGGACGGACGACTGA
- a CDS encoding HD domain-containing phosphohydrolase, which yields MTEVQVLAAAAISAPTPTLEATLLLVDDEPLILSALRRLFRPEGYRVLVAEGGALALEMIKDEHIDLVISDMRMPGMDGAQFLERLRSVQPDAVRILLTGYADITSTIAAINAGQIHRYIAKPWNDGDILLVVRDALQRRALEQQNRLLSELSIRQNEELRQLNQTLEERVRQRTAEIEQIHDMLNVAYGELKSNFTLSMRIFAGLMELRHKGFSGHSSRVSEWAQRVCATLKLDERQSHDIHVAALLHDIGKIGFSDGLLDKPISTMTAEELSQYRKHPLNAEAALMPLVQLHRVAKFIRSQHERLDGKGFPDGLEGQAIPFGARILAPIIDYENLLAGTLAERRFSPEDAVASIRRGAGSRYDPVAVDAFLLVQKSPLPDTVVDRSITALDLVAGMVLSRDLTSAQGTLLLAAGYVFDARVVKQIREYAQREGAKLTLSVHKDAPVDLPVKAIAGS from the coding sequence ATGACGGAGGTCCAGGTACTTGCCGCCGCTGCGATCTCGGCGCCCACGCCGACGCTGGAGGCCACCTTGTTGTTGGTCGACGACGAGCCGTTGATCCTGAGTGCGTTGCGGCGCCTGTTTCGGCCGGAAGGCTACCGCGTTCTCGTTGCAGAAGGCGGCGCTCTTGCGCTCGAGATGATCAAGGACGAACACATCGACCTGGTGATTTCCGACATGCGCATGCCAGGCATGGACGGCGCACAGTTCCTTGAAAGACTGCGATCCGTCCAGCCAGACGCCGTCCGCATCCTGCTGACGGGCTACGCCGACATCACCTCGACCATTGCGGCGATCAATGCCGGCCAGATCCACCGCTACATCGCCAAGCCCTGGAACGACGGCGACATCCTTCTGGTCGTGCGCGATGCGCTGCAACGGCGGGCTCTAGAACAACAGAACCGCCTCCTGAGCGAACTCAGCATTCGTCAAAACGAGGAGCTGCGTCAACTCAACCAGACGCTGGAGGAGCGCGTTCGCCAGAGAACGGCCGAGATCGAGCAGATCCACGACATGCTCAATGTGGCATACGGCGAGCTCAAGTCCAATTTCACGCTGTCGATGCGGATCTTTGCCGGCTTGATGGAGCTGCGGCACAAGGGTTTTTCGGGTCATTCCAGTCGAGTCTCCGAATGGGCCCAGCGGGTCTGCGCAACATTGAAATTGGACGAGCGCCAGAGCCACGACATCCACGTGGCGGCGTTGCTGCACGACATCGGCAAGATCGGTTTCTCGGACGGCCTGCTCGACAAGCCCATCTCGACGATGACCGCCGAAGAATTGTCTCAATACCGCAAACATCCTCTGAATGCGGAAGCGGCGCTGATGCCCCTCGTGCAATTGCACAGGGTTGCCAAGTTCATTCGCTCGCAGCACGAGCGTCTTGACGGCAAGGGGTTCCCTGACGGGCTGGAGGGTCAGGCGATCCCGTTCGGGGCCCGGATTCTGGCGCCCATCATCGACTACGAGAATCTCCTGGCCGGCACACTCGCCGAGCGCCGCTTTTCTCCCGAGGATGCCGTCGCTAGCATCCGTCGAGGTGCTGGCAGCCGCTACGACCCGGTCGCCGTCGACGCCTTCCTCCTGGTGCAGAAATCTCCCTTGCCCGACACCGTTGTGGATCGATCCATCACCGCACTCGATCTCGTTGCCGGCATGGTGCTCTCTCGCGATCTCACGAGTGCGCAAGGCACCTTGCTGCTGGCGGCGGGGTATGTCTTCGATGCACGCGTAGTAAAGCAAATTCGTGAATACGCCCAACGTGAAGGCGCGAAGCTTACCCTCTCCGTGCACAAGGACGCGCCCGTCGATCTCCCCGTCAAAGCGATTGCTGGTTCCTGA
- a CDS encoding sensor histidine kinase, which produces MKSRSLRWRLVGNLVLLQVVASLLALLGVIAIFGAVGRFVDEGGERTAQIIGRSIEHTADGKLVLGTTSEVLRLLGAAPDLWFVVRNSQGYELRQGDVPPRYVALLRVLDGKERSALDLAESVGRPAARFERIDTDGGTVNLIVQAGAPLSLADKFKWIATAYLVLVAPTMLVTALVVLVATPFVIRRGLAGTVATAAKAEHIDIDRLETRLPMTQVAVEIQPLVAAVNRAFDRLDEGYKRHERFLADAAHELRTPIATLRIQIESLPPSTKDKARLVRATTRLATLAEQLLDLQRLTRAPLSIESVDLRLLCERVVGDLAPLAIMSGCAVSVDVSEAVRVHADVTSIERAVANLIQNAIEHGGEGCEIRVRVCLPATIEVADSGPGIPKEQRARIVEPFYRLRARGDGAGLGLHLVSEVARIHQGRLEVGLSDLGGASMRLELGELGA; this is translated from the coding sequence ATGAAATCCAGATCCCTGCGCTGGCGACTGGTTGGGAACCTTGTCCTCCTACAAGTTGTCGCCAGCTTGCTGGCACTTCTGGGTGTGATCGCGATCTTCGGTGCGGTCGGAAGATTCGTGGACGAAGGCGGGGAACGTACGGCGCAGATCATCGGCAGGTCGATCGAGCACACGGCCGACGGAAAGCTTGTGCTGGGAACGACCTCGGAAGTGCTGCGGCTGCTGGGTGCTGCACCGGACCTCTGGTTTGTAGTGCGCAATTCGCAGGGATACGAGTTGCGCCAGGGCGATGTCCCTCCACGCTATGTCGCGTTGCTTCGTGTCCTGGATGGCAAGGAGCGGTCGGCGTTGGATCTTGCTGAATCCGTCGGTCGGCCTGCGGCTCGTTTCGAGCGAATCGATACGGACGGAGGAACCGTCAACCTCATCGTGCAGGCTGGCGCGCCGCTGTCCCTGGCCGACAAGTTCAAATGGATAGCGACGGCCTACCTCGTACTGGTGGCTCCCACCATGCTCGTGACGGCACTGGTGGTGCTTGTAGCTACGCCATTTGTCATCCGGCGCGGATTGGCAGGAACGGTGGCTACCGCGGCCAAGGCAGAACACATCGACATCGACCGCCTTGAAACGCGCTTGCCAATGACCCAAGTGGCCGTCGAGATTCAGCCGCTGGTGGCGGCGGTCAACAGAGCCTTCGATCGGCTCGACGAGGGCTACAAGCGTCACGAAAGATTTCTGGCAGATGCGGCGCATGAGCTGCGAACTCCCATTGCGACGCTGCGCATACAGATCGAATCGCTGCCCCCCAGTACAAAGGACAAGGCGCGGCTGGTTCGGGCTACGACGCGGTTGGCGACGTTGGCTGAGCAACTGCTCGACCTTCAAAGGCTTACGCGTGCACCGCTCTCCATCGAGTCCGTCGACCTTCGGTTGCTCTGCGAGCGGGTGGTCGGTGATCTGGCCCCTCTGGCAATCATGTCGGGTTGTGCGGTTTCGGTCGATGTCTCGGAGGCCGTACGTGTCCACGCCGACGTCACTTCGATCGAGCGTGCAGTAGCGAACCTGATTCAGAATGCCATTGAACATGGTGGCGAAGGTTGCGAGATTCGAGTTCGCGTCTGCCTCCCTGCGACGATCGAGGTGGCTGATTCCGGGCCCGGTATTCCGAAGGAGCAACGCGCGCGGATTGTTGAGCCTTTCTACCGGCTTCGCGCCCGCGGGGACGGGGCCGGCCTCGGTTTGCACCTCGTTTCGGAAGTGGCCCGCATCCATCAAGGGCGGCTCGAAGTTGGGTTGTCCGACCTTGGAGGGGCGAGCATGCGCCTGGAGTTGGGCGAGCTTGGGGCCTGA
- a CDS encoding response regulator transcription factor yields MKILVVEDDSDLAQALASTLHDHSMVVDIASSLREAMHLAIDADHDILIVDRGLPDGDGLALIEFLRSSGRSTPALVLTAMGEVTERVRSLDRGADDYLAKPFSVDELMARIRALARRPAVRAQQISVAGRLHFDHESRQFQVGGEALALTRRELLVLETLLLSTGRTVFRQRLLERIYGDADDIRSNSLDAHVSRVRSKLEQSGAGVEIHAIRGVGYLLKTSA; encoded by the coding sequence TTGAAAATCCTTGTTGTTGAAGACGATTCCGATCTCGCGCAGGCGCTGGCGTCCACCCTGCACGACCATTCGATGGTGGTGGACATCGCCTCGTCATTGCGTGAAGCCATGCATCTCGCAATCGATGCGGACCACGATATCCTCATCGTGGACCGCGGCCTGCCCGATGGGGACGGCCTTGCCCTCATTGAGTTTCTTCGAAGTTCCGGCCGGTCAACGCCAGCGCTGGTCTTGACCGCGATGGGCGAGGTAACGGAACGGGTTCGCAGCCTGGACCGTGGGGCGGATGATTACCTGGCCAAGCCGTTCTCCGTCGATGAACTGATGGCCCGGATCCGGGCTCTCGCGCGCCGCCCCGCTGTGCGTGCACAGCAGATCAGCGTCGCCGGGCGGCTGCATTTTGACCATGAATCACGCCAGTTCCAAGTCGGCGGCGAAGCGCTTGCCTTGACGCGACGCGAGCTGCTGGTGCTCGAAACCCTTCTCCTGTCGACAGGCCGTACGGTGTTTCGACAGCGACTGCTGGAGCGCATTTATGGCGATGCGGATGACATACGCTCGAACTCGTTGGACGCCCACGTGTCCAGGGTTCGATCCAAGCTGGAGCAATCGGGCGCAGGCGTGGAAATACACGCCATTCGTGGGGTCGGCTATCTGCTGAAAACCTCCGCATGA
- a CDS encoding sensor histidine kinase, producing the protein MIESLKVSELLDDALRMNAGALTRHRVTVVTNLADLPELPLDRHRLLQILVNLISNAKHAMNGAVGQDPCITLVTRLANVEGRSILSIEVADNGEGIPPENLERLFSHGFTTRKNGHGFGLHSCVMAAQEMGGSLTVRSAGVGQGATFTFEIPIETQGVRR; encoded by the coding sequence ATGATCGAATCCCTGAAGGTCAGTGAATTGCTGGATGACGCCTTGCGAATGAATGCCGGGGCGCTGACGCGCCATCGGGTCACAGTCGTGACGAACCTTGCTGATCTGCCTGAACTTCCGCTGGATCGGCATCGCCTACTGCAAATTCTCGTGAACTTGATCAGCAACGCCAAGCATGCGATGAATGGCGCCGTCGGGCAGGATCCATGCATCACGCTAGTTACCAGGCTTGCAAACGTCGAGGGCAGGAGTATCTTAAGCATCGAGGTGGCCGACAACGGCGAGGGAATCCCGCCGGAAAACTTGGAGCGACTCTTCTCGCATGGCTTCACCACGCGCAAGAACGGACACGGCTTCGGTCTGCACAGCTGCGTGATGGCGGCGCAAGAGATGGGCGGGAGCCTGACCGTACGTAGCGCCGGTGTCGGACAGGGCGCGACTTTTACCTTCGAAATTCCGATCGAAACCCAAGGAGTCCGGCGATGA
- a CDS encoding c-type cytochrome, producing the protein MRRRLGFLLIGLIAMLLIGAAAVIALNLRDEAPLPPEADAPFAATPMQIERGRYLALAGNCAGCHTVRGGAAYAGGLGIGTPFGTVYASNLTPDRAHGIGSWSAAHFWRAMHNGRSKDGRLLYPAFPYPSFTRITREDSDALYAYLRSVPAAATPNTPHRLRFPYDTQAALAVWRALSFAPATFVADDAQSSEWNRGAYLVEGLGHCIACHGARNVLGATQDKRGLSGGLIAGENWYAPSLTSKREASVADWETRHIVALLKNGTAPGASVSGPMADVVFRSTQHLSEADLTAMAVYLKKLPDRTPAPTETPPQRRDAGALERGARIYDQRCAYCHGDAGQGVPGAFPPLAGNRAVNLETPVNLIQMVRQGGFLPATTGNPRPFGMPPFGHVLDDNEIADVLTYVRSAWGNDAPAVTARDTMRR; encoded by the coding sequence ATGCGTCGACGCCTTGGCTTCCTCCTCATTGGCCTGATCGCCATGCTGCTGATCGGCGCGGCCGCGGTGATCGCACTCAACCTGCGCGACGAAGCCCCGCTGCCGCCGGAGGCGGACGCGCCCTTCGCCGCCACGCCGATGCAGATCGAGCGCGGCCGCTACCTCGCGCTCGCCGGCAACTGCGCGGGCTGCCACACCGTGCGCGGCGGCGCAGCCTATGCCGGCGGCCTCGGCATCGGCACGCCCTTCGGCACCGTCTACGCGAGCAACCTGACGCCGGACCGCGCGCACGGCATCGGCAGCTGGAGCGCTGCGCACTTCTGGCGCGCGATGCACAACGGGCGATCGAAGGACGGCCGCCTGCTCTACCCCGCCTTCCCCTACCCGAGCTTCACGCGCATCACACGCGAGGATTCCGACGCGCTCTATGCCTACCTGCGCAGCGTGCCGGCCGCAGCAACCCCGAACACACCGCATCGCCTGCGCTTCCCCTATGACACGCAGGCCGCGCTGGCCGTGTGGCGCGCCCTCTCATTCGCGCCCGCCACCTTCGTCGCCGACGATGCCCAGTCGAGCGAATGGAACCGCGGCGCCTACCTGGTCGAAGGCCTCGGCCACTGCATCGCCTGCCACGGCGCCCGCAACGTACTGGGCGCGACGCAGGACAAGCGCGGCCTCTCGGGCGGACTGATCGCTGGCGAGAACTGGTATGCGCCGTCGCTCACGTCAAAGCGCGAAGCCTCGGTGGCCGACTGGGAGACCCGCCACATCGTGGCGCTGCTGAAGAATGGCACGGCACCCGGCGCGTCGGTATCGGGCCCAATGGCCGACGTGGTGTTCCGCAGCACCCAGCACCTGAGCGAAGCCGACCTGACGGCCATGGCCGTGTACCTGAAGAAGCTGCCGGACCGCACACCCGCCCCGACGGAGACGCCGCCGCAGCGCCGCGATGCCGGTGCCCTGGAACGCGGCGCACGCATCTATGACCAGCGCTGCGCCTACTGCCACGGCGATGCGGGCCAGGGCGTGCCCGGCGCCTTCCCGCCGCTGGCCGGCAACCGTGCCGTGAACCTGGAAACGCCCGTCAACCTGATCCAGATGGTGCGCCAGGGCGGCTTCCTGCCCGCGACCACCGGCAACCCGCGCCCCTTCGGCATGCCGCCCTTCGGCCATGTGCTCGACGACAACGAGATCGCCGACGTGCTGACCTACGTGCGCAGCGCGTGGGGCAACGATGCGCCCGCGGTGACGGCGCGGGACACGATGCGGCGCTAG